The Toxorhynchites rutilus septentrionalis strain SRP chromosome 3, ASM2978413v1, whole genome shotgun sequence genome includes a region encoding these proteins:
- the LOC129777624 gene encoding CDK-activating kinase assembly factor MAT1, whose protein sequence is MDDQGCPRCKTTKYRNPSLKLMVNVCGHTLCESCVELLFLKGSGSCPECNVALRRSNFRVQLFEDSNVDKEVQIRKRILKDFNKKEDDFNTLDEYNDYLEMIEEIVFNLCNNIDIINTNKRIEQFKKDNRDLILKNKTKLSKDELELEELIEIEKEQSEQRKKELAMIEAENRKQKAKNKEDLIDSLMASYEDASAIVDKFAQRAEQQQLPLPKPLAPPAPKQTHFSTGIKFQYQQHGFLPLPKIEEGPTYVYEPQIFPKEGPATPTLSDIDSKGYIRHIRVETLSERAGGFRTNISCLRAIQDALVGLYHGC, encoded by the exons ATGGACGATCAAGGATGCCCACGTTGTAAGACAACCAAATATCGGAATCCATCCTTAAAACTCATGGTCAATGTTTGCGGGCACACGCTTTGCGAAAGTTGTGTAGAGTTGCTTTTTCTGAAAGGATCTGGCTCTTGCCCTGAGTGTAACGTAGCATTACGCCGTAGTAATTTTCGGGTGCAATTGTTCGAGGATTCCAATGTGGATAAGGAAGTCCAGATCCGGAAACGAATCTTGAAGGACTTCAATAAGAAAGAGGATGACTTCAACACTTTGGATGAGTATAATGATTACCTTGAAATGATCGAAGAGATAGTTTTTAATCTATGCAACAATATTGATATTATCAACACCAACAAACGAATTGAACAATTCAAAAAAGACAATAGAGATTTGATactgaaaaataaaacgaagctCAGCAAGGATGAGCTCGAGTTGGAGGAGCTTATAGAGATTGAAAAGGAACAGAGTGAACAACGTAAAAAAGAACTTGCGATGATCGAGGCAGAAAATCGGAAACAGAAAGCCAAGAACAAAGAAGATTTGATAGATTCTCTAATGGCAAGTTATGAGGACGCCAGTGCAATTGTCGATAAGTTTGCTCAACGAGCAGAGCAGCAACAGCTACCACTGCCTAAGCCTTTAGCGCCGCCGGCGCCAAAACAAACACATTTCTCCACCGGCATCAAGTTTCAGTATCAACAACACGGATTTCTTCCTCTACCTAAGATAGAAGAGGGACCCACTTATGTCTACGAGCCTCAAATATTCCCAAAAGAAGGACCGGCGACACCTACATTGTCTGATATTGATAGCAAAGGATACATAAGACATATTAG ggTGGAAACACTTTCTGAGCGTGCAGGGGGTTTCAGGACCAATATTTCATGCTTACGAGCGATACAGGACGCTCTTGTTGGACTTTACCATGGCTGTTAA